One segment of Rhodothermus bifroesti DNA contains the following:
- the gcvP gene encoding aminomethyl-transferring glycine dehydrogenase: MAIDLSPTDRFADRHIGPSEAEIQQMLQALGLTSLEALIDETIPEPIRTRHALQIPPACSEAALLEKLERLAAKNAPFRSFIGMGYYDTVTPPVIQRNVLENPAWYTAYTPYQAEIAQGRLEALLNFQTMIIDLTGLELANASLLDEATAAAEAMMMLRRLTTDPGRNTFFISETCHPQTIAVVATRAEPLGVRIVVGDHRAFTPGPELLGVLLQYPATDGAIYDYRDYCAQVHAAGAYVVVAADLLSLTLLMPPGEFGADVAVGSTQRFGMPMGYGGPHAAYFATRDAFKRQVPGRIIGVSRDADGHLALRMALQTREQHIRRDKATSNICTAQVLPAIMASFYAIYHGPEGLRRIAERIHNLTRVLAAGLERLGYRLRHKHFFDTLRLDTTPAEAARIREAALARRINLRYYEDGSVGLSLDEATTAEELETLLEVFALGQPRAFTAAALATTMESGYQGPLARTSPYLTHPVFQRYHSETELMRYLHHLASRDLSLVHSMIPLGSCTMKLNAAAELMPLSWPAFMRVHPFAPLDQVQGYREMLDQLEQWLKDITGFAAVTFQPNSGAAGEYTGLLIIRAYHQSRGEGHRKVCLIPASAHGTNPASAVMAGMEVVVVQCDENGNIDLNDLQAKAEAHRDRLAALMVTYPSTHGVFEPHIREICDIVHACGGQVYLDGANMNAQVGLCRPAEYGADLCHLNLHKTFAIPHGGGGPGAGPVCVAEHLKPFLPSHPVIPTGGSQAIGPVAATPFGSASILLISWAYIALMGAEGLRRASAVAILNANYLAQQLEHAFEILYRGPNGRVAHEFILDLRPFRRQGITEIDVAKRLIDYGFHAPTVSFPVAGTMMIEPTESESKEELDRFCEALRRIRAEIEEVLTGWADPEHNVLKQAPHTAAMVASDHWEMPYGREKAAFPAPWTRTRKFWPAVRRVDEAYGDRNLMCACPPVEAYAV, encoded by the coding sequence ATGGCGATTGATTTATCTCCTACAGACCGGTTTGCCGATCGGCATATTGGGCCTTCAGAGGCAGAAATCCAACAAATGCTTCAGGCGCTAGGGCTGACTTCCCTGGAAGCACTGATTGACGAGACCATCCCGGAGCCGATTCGTACGCGGCATGCCTTGCAGATTCCACCTGCATGTAGTGAGGCCGCGCTATTGGAAAAACTTGAGCGGTTAGCGGCGAAAAATGCGCCGTTTCGTTCTTTTATCGGAATGGGTTATTACGACACGGTCACCCCACCGGTGATTCAGCGAAATGTGCTCGAAAATCCAGCCTGGTATACCGCGTATACGCCCTATCAGGCTGAGATTGCACAAGGTCGATTGGAAGCGCTTTTAAATTTCCAAACCATGATCATCGATCTCACAGGGCTGGAGCTAGCCAATGCTTCGCTGCTTGATGAGGCGACAGCTGCTGCTGAGGCGATGATGATGCTGCGCCGGTTGACCACAGATCCAGGCCGAAACACTTTTTTTATCTCCGAAACCTGCCATCCGCAAACCATTGCGGTGGTGGCCACACGGGCTGAGCCCCTGGGCGTTCGGATTGTGGTGGGCGATCATCGAGCGTTCACGCCTGGTCCTGAGCTTTTGGGTGTGTTGCTGCAGTACCCGGCCACCGACGGAGCGATTTACGATTACCGAGACTATTGTGCACAAGTCCATGCGGCTGGTGCTTACGTTGTCGTGGCCGCCGACCTGCTAAGCCTAACCCTACTGATGCCTCCGGGGGAGTTCGGGGCCGACGTGGCTGTAGGCAGCACGCAGCGTTTCGGTATGCCGATGGGTTATGGCGGACCGCACGCCGCCTATTTTGCTACGCGCGATGCTTTTAAACGCCAGGTGCCTGGTCGCATTATTGGTGTTTCGCGCGATGCCGATGGACATCTGGCGCTGCGCATGGCATTGCAAACGCGTGAGCAACACATTCGCCGGGACAAGGCTACCTCAAACATCTGCACGGCCCAGGTGTTGCCTGCTATTATGGCCAGTTTTTATGCCATCTACCACGGCCCTGAGGGACTGCGCCGCATTGCCGAGCGCATTCACAATCTGACCCGTGTGCTGGCAGCTGGCCTGGAGCGCCTAGGTTACCGGCTACGCCACAAGCACTTTTTTGACACATTGCGCCTGGACACGACCCCTGCTGAGGCTGCGCGCATTCGCGAAGCAGCCCTGGCACGACGCATCAACCTGCGCTACTACGAGGATGGTAGCGTGGGTCTATCGCTCGATGAAGCGACCACCGCTGAAGAGCTAGAAACGCTGCTAGAAGTTTTTGCGCTTGGCCAGCCTCGGGCATTTACCGCTGCCGCGTTGGCCACAACCATGGAGTCAGGTTACCAGGGACCCCTGGCGCGCACCTCGCCGTACCTGACCCATCCGGTCTTTCAACGCTACCACTCCGAAACCGAGCTCATGCGCTACCTGCACCACCTGGCCAGCCGCGATCTATCGCTTGTGCACAGCATGATTCCTTTGGGCTCGTGCACAATGAAGCTCAATGCTGCTGCAGAGCTGATGCCGCTGAGCTGGCCAGCGTTCATGCGGGTGCATCCGTTTGCCCCGCTGGACCAAGTGCAAGGCTATCGCGAAATGCTCGATCAGCTGGAGCAGTGGCTCAAAGACATCACCGGCTTTGCCGCTGTTACCTTCCAGCCCAACTCCGGTGCAGCAGGTGAGTACACCGGATTGCTGATCATCCGGGCCTATCACCAAAGCCGGGGGGAAGGACACCGCAAGGTGTGTTTGATTCCAGCCTCAGCACACGGCACAAACCCCGCCAGTGCGGTCATGGCTGGCATGGAGGTGGTCGTGGTGCAGTGCGACGAAAACGGCAATATCGACCTTAACGACTTGCAGGCCAAAGCTGAGGCCCATCGAGATCGGCTGGCTGCGCTCATGGTGACCTATCCTTCAACCCACGGGGTCTTTGAGCCGCATATTCGAGAGATTTGCGACATCGTACATGCCTGTGGCGGGCAGGTTTACCTAGACGGGGCCAATATGAACGCACAGGTAGGGCTGTGTCGACCCGCGGAGTACGGTGCAGACCTGTGCCACTTGAACCTGCATAAAACCTTTGCCATTCCCCATGGTGGCGGAGGGCCAGGTGCAGGTCCGGTCTGCGTAGCTGAACACCTAAAGCCTTTCTTGCCCAGCCATCCGGTCATCCCCACAGGAGGCTCTCAGGCCATTGGGCCCGTGGCCGCTACGCCTTTTGGCAGCGCAAGCATTCTGCTTATTTCTTGGGCCTATATTGCCCTCATGGGTGCCGAAGGGTTACGCCGTGCTTCTGCTGTGGCCATCCTAAACGCGAATTACCTAGCCCAACAACTTGAGCACGCCTTTGAGATTCTTTACCGAGGGCCCAATGGGCGCGTGGCACATGAGTTTATTCTAGACCTACGTCCCTTCCGCAGGCAAGGCATTACGGAAATCGACGTGGCGAAGCGCCTGATCGACTATGGCTTCCATGCGCCCACCGTCTCGTTTCCTGTAGCCGGGACGATGATGATTGAACCCACCGAAAGTGAGTCAAAGGAAGAGCTGGATCGCTTCTGCGAAGCGCTGCGCCGCATTCGGGCTGAGATTGAGGAAGTGCTTACTGGATGGGCCGATCCAGAGCACAACGTGCTCAAACAGGCGCCACACACGGCGGCTATGGTGGCTTCAGATCATTGGGAGATGCCCTATGGACGGGAGAAGGCTGCTTTCCCGGCGCCTTGGACGCGTACGCGCAAGTTTTGGCCTGCTGTGCGGCGTGTCGATGAGGCCTACGGCGATCGCAACCTGATGTGCGCCTGCCCACCCGTTGAAGCTTATGCGGTGTGA
- a CDS encoding damage-control phosphatase ARMT1 family protein, with protein sequence MSTTTHVPPALRGTDPDSFAQQTVRVRWPKIVAQTIAENTFPQAVVARLWALHRELPDGPIRPLEDPGAPDVSLWAAWIAPFLNETWASAPWLFAEHYLYRRILEATGYFQPGPTYQLDPFRKQKTATLTESGDAVCALAQQANQCAAHAEAARRQLPQLLRTALWGNQMDLSMWSVTEAPSHLGTDRETAHLLADDTHAVVAYLEAVAPIRIDLLADNAGFELLCDLLLVDGLLAAGYAREVVLHLKAHPTFVSDALIADVLETLDVLAAHPHTAPRQLAERLRTYLACGQMRLADSFAWNCPLPMRQFPPLAIADLARSGLVIAKGDANYRRLVDDAHWPFTLPFSEVVAYFPTPLLALRTLKAEVVVGLSEARLQEVQAQDPEWMINGHWGVIQFYCP encoded by the coding sequence ATGAGCACAACCACCCACGTTCCCCCTGCACTGCGGGGTACCGATCCCGATTCTTTTGCGCAACAGACGGTTCGGGTGCGCTGGCCCAAAATCGTAGCGCAAACCATTGCAGAAAATACATTCCCCCAAGCTGTTGTAGCGCGGCTTTGGGCCCTGCATCGCGAGCTGCCCGACGGTCCTATTCGGCCCCTTGAGGATCCTGGAGCACCTGACGTGTCGCTTTGGGCAGCATGGATTGCGCCATTTTTAAATGAAACGTGGGCTTCTGCTCCCTGGCTATTTGCAGAGCATTATCTCTACCGTCGCATTCTAGAGGCCACAGGGTATTTTCAACCCGGGCCAACCTATCAGCTAGATCCCTTCCGGAAACAAAAAACCGCGACGCTGACCGAATCGGGCGACGCTGTTTGTGCGCTAGCGCAACAGGCCAATCAGTGCGCTGCGCATGCGGAAGCAGCCCGAAGGCAGCTTCCACAGCTTTTGCGTACGGCGCTTTGGGGAAATCAAATGGACCTAAGCATGTGGTCGGTAACGGAAGCACCTAGCCATCTGGGGACCGACCGTGAAACAGCCCACCTTTTGGCTGACGATACCCACGCAGTAGTCGCCTACCTAGAGGCTGTTGCACCAATCCGCATTGACCTCCTAGCCGACAATGCTGGCTTCGAGCTGCTTTGCGACCTCCTCCTTGTCGATGGCCTGCTCGCAGCAGGCTACGCCCGCGAAGTGGTATTGCATCTCAAGGCGCACCCCACGTTTGTTTCCGACGCTTTGATTGCCGACGTGCTGGAGACACTGGACGTCCTGGCAGCGCATCCCCATACTGCACCCCGCCAATTGGCCGAACGATTGCGGACCTATTTAGCTTGTGGACAAATGCGGTTAGCAGACAGTTTTGCTTGGAACTGTCCGCTGCCAATGCGTCAGTTTCCTCCCCTAGCGATCGCCGATTTAGCCCGTTCTGGACTCGTCATCGCTAAAGGCGACGCGAACTACCGCCGCCTGGTCGACGATGCCCACTGGCCGTTTACCCTTCCTTTTAGCGAAGTTGTCGCTTACTTTCCCACGCCTTTACTGGCCTTGCGTACCCTTAAGGCCGAGGTAGTTGTCGGTCTGTCCGAGGCACGCCTTCAGGAGGTGCAAGCGCAGGATCCGGAATGGATGATCAACGGTCACTGGGGCGTGATCCAGTTTTATTGCCCGTAG
- the rnc gene encoding ribonuclease III: MAYWLERLQQWLRGIQTAAAPNPILDRTREQFRQLTGLPVQNVPLYEQALTHRSLFRGEPGSYLYSNERLEFLGDAVLGFVVAAYLYERFPDRDEGFLTRLRAKLVNQEALAKAARSLQLGAYLRLSEDVQHVGGQDNPSILADAFEALIGALYLDLGLEAARAFVERVLLASYDLEALARRSDNYKSLLLEFAQARGWPQPRYQVVAEEGPSHARTFIVEAWIGDRQLGRGIARSKKLAEQQAARAALAYLQAAENPQDYGQ, translated from the coding sequence ATGGCGTACTGGCTGGAACGACTGCAACAGTGGCTTCGGGGCATCCAAACTGCAGCAGCCCCTAACCCGATCCTAGACAGGACACGTGAGCAGTTTCGACAACTAACCGGGCTTCCTGTACAGAACGTCCCCCTTTATGAGCAGGCCCTAACGCATCGCAGCCTTTTTCGCGGAGAGCCCGGTAGCTATTTGTACTCCAACGAACGACTGGAATTTCTGGGGGATGCCGTGCTGGGTTTTGTTGTAGCTGCCTATTTGTATGAACGCTTTCCTGACCGCGACGAGGGATTTCTAACGCGCTTGCGAGCCAAACTGGTCAATCAGGAAGCCTTAGCCAAAGCAGCCCGGAGCCTGCAGCTAGGCGCCTACCTGCGCCTTAGTGAAGACGTGCAACACGTCGGTGGCCAGGACAATCCATCTATTTTGGCCGATGCCTTTGAAGCTTTAATCGGCGCGCTGTACCTCGATTTAGGGCTTGAAGCAGCGCGCGCTTTTGTTGAACGCGTACTGCTGGCCTCGTATGACTTAGAAGCGCTAGCACGGCGCTCAGACAACTACAAAAGCTTATTGCTCGAATTTGCCCAGGCCCGGGGCTGGCCACAACCACGCTACCAGGTGGTAGCCGAAGAAGGGCCCAGCCATGCACGCACGTTCATCGTTGAAGCCTGGATTGGCGATCGCCAGCTGGGGCGTGGAATTGCCCGAAGCAAAAAGCTGGCAGAACAACAGGCTGCACGAGCGGCTTTAGCCTACCTGCAGGCTGCAGAAAACCCGCAGGACTACGGGCAATAA
- a CDS encoding NAD(P)/FAD-dependent oxidoreductase — translation MKAAAPRVVIIGAGFGGLTLARLLRRTPFEVVLIDRQNYHTFQPLLYQVATAGLEPEEIAHAVRGIFQQQRNFRFIMGTVVGVDWEAQAVCLEDGDRIPFTYLVLAAGATTNDFGIEGVAQHAFPLKTLEDAIALRSHIVRQFEAADRHPERIREGLLNVVVVGGGPTGIEMAGALVEWFELVFRKDYPQLPINRARVLLVEALDTVLPTYSVQLQRYARKQLRQRGVELHLGNPVARITSEAVYLQSGERIPTRTVIWAAGVRACPLADRLGLPQTRGGRIVVDPDLRVPGRANVFVIGDLAASQDEAGRLHPQMAPVAIQGARHVARQLQRLLAGQETEPFCYRHRGAMATIGRHAAVAELPSGVRLTGPLAWLAWLVLHLIELIGFRNRLQVLINWAWNYFTYDRSARLIFHVQPLRQEALDATVA, via the coding sequence ATGAAAGCTGCAGCACCCCGTGTGGTCATTATAGGCGCCGGTTTTGGCGGGCTAACGCTAGCGCGCTTGTTGCGCCGTACCCCCTTCGAGGTGGTGCTTATCGACCGGCAGAATTACCACACGTTTCAGCCGCTGCTTTACCAAGTCGCCACAGCTGGCTTAGAACCCGAAGAGATTGCGCATGCCGTACGGGGCATTTTTCAGCAGCAGCGCAATTTTCGTTTCATCATGGGTACGGTTGTAGGCGTCGACTGGGAAGCCCAAGCCGTCTGCCTGGAAGACGGTGACCGTATCCCCTTTACGTATTTGGTCCTGGCTGCAGGAGCAACCACAAACGATTTCGGCATTGAGGGCGTTGCGCAACATGCCTTCCCGCTTAAAACCCTTGAAGATGCCATTGCGCTGCGTAGCCATATTGTCCGTCAGTTTGAAGCAGCCGATCGCCATCCAGAGCGCATCCGTGAAGGTTTGCTGAACGTGGTGGTTGTTGGGGGTGGACCGACAGGTATTGAGATGGCGGGTGCGCTTGTGGAGTGGTTTGAGCTGGTTTTTCGCAAAGATTATCCCCAGCTGCCCATCAACCGGGCACGCGTACTCCTGGTAGAAGCGCTCGATACGGTGCTGCCCACCTACAGCGTGCAGCTGCAACGCTATGCCCGAAAGCAGCTTCGCCAGCGCGGCGTAGAGCTTCACCTGGGGAATCCAGTGGCTCGCATTACTTCCGAGGCCGTTTACCTCCAAAGTGGCGAGCGCATCCCCACGCGTACAGTCATCTGGGCAGCCGGCGTGCGGGCCTGCCCTTTAGCCGACCGGCTGGGCTTACCGCAAACGCGTGGCGGGCGCATCGTCGTAGACCCTGATCTACGCGTGCCCGGCCGGGCGAATGTATTCGTGATCGGAGACCTAGCAGCCAGCCAAGACGAAGCAGGCCGTCTCCATCCTCAGATGGCACCTGTAGCCATTCAAGGCGCGCGGCACGTAGCTCGGCAGCTTCAACGCCTGCTTGCAGGGCAAGAAACCGAACCGTTCTGCTATCGGCACCGTGGAGCAATGGCCACGATTGGCCGCCATGCAGCCGTAGCTGAGCTACCCAGCGGCGTGCGCCTAACAGGTCCACTAGCCTGGCTTGCTTGGCTTGTGCTCCACCTGATAGAACTCATTGGCTTTCGCAACCGGCTGCAAGTGCTGATCAACTGGGCCTGGAATTACTTCACCTATGATCGCAGCGCCCGACTTATTTTTCATGTTCAGCCCCTTAGGCAGGAAGCCCTTGACGCAACCGTTGCTTAA
- a CDS encoding MFS transporter translates to MAPQRNLSSGRIVFSRPLAFWLGTIALSVGTFLHIPMFVHAAHMGYQLVGMPIDGWMILGMILIVVGLGMAVYGLIPKTDPEVRARLAHIRVKALDDVPLGRTHIVLLTVLAIAILIDIMKPTTLGFVVPGMAKEYGLKSPLNPDGKIPVALLPLSGITGTVLGSFIWGWMADWIGRRPTILLAALLFIATSICGAMPTFSLNLLMCFLMGLSVGGMLPIAYALTAETIPARHRGLLMILMGGDLSLAYFVTSALSAWLQPEFGWRILWLIGAPTGLLLILISRWIPESPRFLLATGRTEEAKQIMDRFGASIVEVSKDEALAVEQRIQGRFSQLFKRPFIGLSVGLGLYAVAFGLVQFGFLLWLPTNLRVAGFDVAAADGLIARASLLGFPVTFISAFLYAFWSSKKTLLLFAMLTCAALLGFVFFEGTVTQNTLLIYGLIVLIIMGVSTATTDLMPTYAAEVYPTSLRGRGSGFIAGASKVGGVLGIGLVVAGITPPTFTGAALLGAIPLLLALVVLAIRGIETRRRRLEEITAEQVGADLVS, encoded by the coding sequence ATGGCTCCTCAACGTAATCTTTCAAGTGGCAGGATTGTGTTTTCTCGGCCGCTTGCTTTTTGGCTGGGTACAATCGCGCTGTCGGTAGGTACCTTCCTGCACATTCCTATGTTTGTGCACGCAGCGCACATGGGTTACCAGCTGGTCGGGATGCCCATAGATGGATGGATGATCCTGGGCATGATACTCATTGTCGTAGGCCTTGGCATGGCTGTCTATGGCCTTATTCCGAAGACCGACCCGGAAGTTCGGGCGCGCTTAGCTCATATTCGCGTTAAGGCGCTCGATGATGTACCTCTGGGGCGCACCCACATCGTACTCCTGACCGTGCTGGCCATTGCTATTCTGATCGACATCATGAAGCCAACGACACTGGGCTTTGTGGTGCCTGGTATGGCTAAAGAGTACGGTCTAAAATCCCCGCTTAATCCTGACGGCAAGATACCGGTGGCGCTCTTGCCACTTTCTGGCATAACTGGCACGGTTCTGGGGTCTTTTATTTGGGGATGGATGGCAGACTGGATTGGGCGCCGTCCTACAATTTTGCTTGCTGCGCTACTTTTCATTGCGACTTCTATTTGTGGAGCAATGCCCACCTTTTCCTTGAATTTGCTCATGTGTTTTCTCATGGGCTTGTCGGTGGGGGGCATGCTGCCGATCGCTTATGCGCTTACTGCCGAGACAATTCCAGCGCGTCATCGCGGGCTACTCATGATTCTTATGGGTGGGGACCTCTCGCTGGCTTACTTTGTCACCAGTGCCCTTTCAGCATGGCTACAGCCGGAATTTGGATGGCGCATTCTTTGGTTGATTGGAGCTCCAACAGGTCTGCTGCTTATCCTGATTAGCCGATGGATTCCGGAATCCCCTCGCTTTTTATTGGCTACAGGCCGCACAGAAGAAGCCAAACAGATCATGGATCGTTTTGGGGCTTCGATCGTGGAGGTGTCTAAAGACGAAGCGTTAGCGGTTGAACAAAGGATTCAAGGGCGTTTCAGCCAGTTGTTCAAAAGACCCTTTATTGGACTCAGTGTAGGTTTAGGCCTTTATGCAGTGGCGTTTGGCTTAGTTCAATTTGGTTTTTTGCTGTGGTTGCCTACAAATCTTCGCGTAGCAGGTTTTGATGTAGCAGCTGCCGATGGCTTAATTGCGCGTGCGAGCTTGCTAGGATTCCCGGTAACTTTTATTTCTGCTTTTCTCTATGCATTTTGGAGCAGTAAAAAAACGCTGCTTCTTTTTGCGATGCTCACCTGTGCAGCATTGCTTGGCTTTGTTTTCTTTGAAGGCACGGTTACTCAAAATACGCTCCTGATTTACGGGCTTATTGTACTTATCATTATGGGGGTGAGCACAGCCACGACAGACTTAATGCCAACCTATGCCGCTGAGGTGTACCCAACCAGTCTGCGGGGGCGCGGTAGTGGTTTTATAGCAGGTGCTAGCAAGGTAGGGGGCGTGCTCGGCATCGGTCTGGTGGTGGCTGGCATTACGCCACCTACGTTTACCGGCGCTGCGCTGCTAGGAGCGATTCCCTTGCTGCTGGCTCTTGTGGTACTTGCTATACGCGGTATCGAAACCCGGCGCCGGCGCTTGGAAGAAATCACTGCTGAGCAAGTGGGGGCTGATCTGGTCAGTTAA
- a CDS encoding monovalent cation:proton antiporter family protein: MSLADTLAELVALLAISVLIAYLCYRIRLVPIVGFLLAGVLIGPGLLALVRSETLIYNTAQIGVILLLFTIGVEFKLEQLRRIWRELLIGGGLQVGLCTLVVLALLVGLGVEVRSALFTGFLVAVGSSTAIVLSVLSDRQETDTVVGRLALAMLIFQDLATVAVVLLIPVLGEGHGSFGQALLALGQALLVVGGTLFLARSIMPPLLERIARTRRHDLFLLTIVAICFGMAWITHLFGVSLALGAFLAGLVVSESPYSEYALSEILPLKSVFNAVFFVSVGLLLDVHFLLAHPLLVAATALAVLLVKVLTTAAATRLLGYPLRVALVLGLALAQIGEFSFVLAQAGQEVGLTPAGLGEVGTQSLLAAIVLLMAATPLLMAAGRQLNAHLLQHPREHAMVASATKAALEDHVIVVGYGPAGQRLVQVLKDTGIPFIIIDLNPYTVQTAQKNGLPVLYGDASRRHILEHAAVDRAKVCVVAINDDAATRRIVELARYLNPTLQIIVRTRFLRDVEFLQRIGADIVVPEELETAVRIFTQVLQAYFVPPEEINRQIATIRAGDYRIFRGSIQEAHLMVLQGLDEEGLHTRAVVVRESAPVAGKTLAELNLRQRYGLTVLAVRRGERTIGSPSGDFRIEPGDRLVLIGLADQFARCAELFRPPRPSAAES, encoded by the coding sequence ATGTCCCTTGCAGACACGCTGGCTGAGCTGGTGGCCCTTTTGGCCATTAGCGTGCTTATTGCCTACCTCTGTTATCGGATCCGGCTAGTGCCGATCGTTGGATTTCTTTTGGCCGGTGTGCTTATTGGTCCAGGGCTATTAGCCTTAGTTCGTAGTGAAACGCTGATTTATAACACCGCCCAGATTGGCGTCATTTTGCTACTCTTTACCATTGGGGTTGAATTTAAGCTTGAGCAGCTTCGGCGCATCTGGCGCGAGCTGCTGATCGGCGGTGGATTGCAAGTAGGGTTGTGTACCCTGGTGGTGTTGGCACTACTCGTAGGGTTAGGGGTGGAGGTACGTTCCGCCTTGTTTACGGGTTTTCTGGTTGCTGTAGGCAGTAGTACCGCTATTGTGCTTAGCGTGCTGAGCGACCGACAAGAGACCGATACCGTGGTCGGTCGGCTGGCACTAGCCATGTTAATTTTTCAGGACTTGGCTACAGTAGCGGTTGTGTTGCTGATCCCCGTCTTAGGTGAAGGCCATGGCTCGTTTGGCCAGGCTTTGCTGGCCCTGGGTCAGGCGCTACTGGTAGTAGGGGGAACGTTGTTTCTGGCGCGGAGCATTATGCCGCCGCTTCTGGAGCGCATTGCCCGCACGCGCCGCCACGACCTGTTTTTGCTGACCATCGTAGCCATTTGTTTTGGCATGGCCTGGATTACCCATCTCTTTGGCGTCAGCTTGGCCTTAGGAGCTTTTTTGGCCGGGTTGGTGGTCAGCGAAAGTCCCTATAGTGAATATGCCTTAAGTGAAATTCTTCCGCTCAAGTCGGTCTTCAATGCGGTGTTCTTTGTTTCGGTAGGCCTGTTGCTCGATGTGCATTTCTTGTTGGCGCACCCCCTGCTGGTGGCGGCTACAGCGCTTGCTGTGCTTTTGGTGAAAGTGCTAACCACAGCTGCTGCAACGCGGCTGCTGGGCTATCCTTTACGGGTGGCGTTGGTTCTGGGTTTAGCTTTAGCCCAGATAGGGGAATTTTCTTTTGTACTGGCGCAGGCTGGACAAGAAGTGGGCCTTACACCCGCCGGCTTGGGTGAGGTGGGGACGCAGAGCCTGTTGGCCGCGATTGTGTTGCTCATGGCTGCTACACCCTTGCTTATGGCCGCAGGCCGGCAACTCAATGCGCACCTGCTGCAGCATCCACGCGAGCATGCCATGGTGGCCTCTGCAACCAAGGCTGCACTGGAAGATCACGTCATCGTTGTGGGCTACGGACCGGCTGGTCAACGCCTAGTGCAGGTGCTCAAAGACACAGGTATTCCGTTCATCATCATTGATCTTAACCCCTATACAGTACAGACTGCCCAAAAAAATGGCCTTCCTGTGCTTTACGGGGATGCCAGTCGCCGGCACATTTTAGAGCACGCAGCGGTCGATCGGGCCAAGGTTTGTGTCGTGGCTATCAACGATGATGCCGCAACGCGACGGATTGTAGAGTTGGCCCGGTACCTTAACCCTACCCTGCAGATCATCGTACGCACCCGCTTTCTGCGCGATGTGGAATTCCTGCAACGCATTGGCGCCGATATCGTGGTTCCCGAAGAGCTGGAAACAGCTGTACGCATCTTTACCCAAGTGCTGCAGGCCTACTTTGTGCCGCCCGAAGAGATTAATCGCCAGATTGCCACTATTCGGGCGGGTGATTATCGTATTTTTCGAGGCAGCATCCAGGAAGCGCACCTTATGGTCCTGCAGGGGCTTGACGAGGAAGGTCTGCATACCCGGGCTGTGGTGGTTCGGGAAAGTGCACCGGTAGCGGGAAAAACGTTGGCCGAGCTGAACCTACGTCAGCGCTATGGCCTGACAGTACTCGCCGTGCGCCGAGGCGAGCGCACCATAGGCAGTCCTTCTGGCGACTTTCGCATTGAACCGGGCGATCGTCTGGTGCTTATTGGTCTGGCCGATCAGTTTGCCCGCTGCGCTGAACTGTTTCGCCCCCCGCGTCCTAGTGCCGCAGAAAGCTAA
- a CDS encoding P-II family nitrogen regulator: MLTVTLKLVTIVTERILQERLLREIKELGGKGYTLTEVSGEGSRGVRASEWEGHNVKIETIVSPEVADRIIEHIATHYFQHYAVIVYAQPVEVVRGDKYV; encoded by the coding sequence ATGCTTACGGTAACGCTAAAACTGGTGACGATTGTCACAGAGCGTATTCTTCAGGAACGCCTGCTGCGTGAAATCAAAGAATTGGGAGGAAAGGGGTACACGCTGACCGAAGTATCGGGCGAAGGGTCACGAGGCGTGCGGGCTAGCGAGTGGGAAGGACACAACGTGAAAATTGAAACGATCGTGAGCCCCGAGGTAGCTGATCGCATTATCGAGCACATCGCTACCCATTATTTTCAGCATTACGCTGTCATTGTCTACGCGCAACCAGTCGAAGTGGTACGCGGCGATAAATACGTTTAG